GAACAAGGGACTGCCCGGCCATATGGGCGATAGAAGGGTGACTACAAGGAACATTGAAGTCGTGGATGTAAAAAAAGAACAGAATCTCCTGCTTGTAAAAGGTTCTGTGCCCGGCTCAAACGGCGGCTATTTAATAATAAGGAAGAATGACTAATGCCTGAAATAAATATTTTAAATAAAGATAATAAACCGGCCGGCAGTATTGACCTGCCTGCAGATATATTCGGAGCTCCCGTAAATAAGGGGCTCCTTCATGCCGTTGTGCGCAATTACCTTGCCAATCAAAGGCAAGGGACTGCGGCCACAAAGACAAAGGGGCTTGTAAGCGGCGGCGGCAAAAAGCCGTGGAAGCAGAAGCACACCGGAAGGGCCAGGGCAGGAAGCATCCGGTCGCCTCTGTGGAGAGGCGGCGGGACTATTTTTGGTCCTATGCCGAGGGATTATTCCTACAAACTTCCTAAGAAATCAAAGTGGGCTGCGCTCAGTTCAGCGCTTTCGGCAAAATTTTCTGACGGCGAGGTCGTTGTAGTTGAAGACCTGCCTATGACAGGGCCGAAGACAAAAAATTTAAATTCCGTTCTTTCAGGCATGGGGCTTAAAAATGTATTGATAGTAATTCCTGATAAAAATAACATTCTTGCGCTTGCCGCAAGGAATATCCCGCAGGTAAATGTAAAAGAAGTGAGCGCGCTTAATGTATATGACGTGCTTCGCCATGAGAAATTGCTTTTTACAAAAGGCGCAGTGGAATATATGAAAAAGGTGTATTTAGGATGAAAAGTTCTTATAACATTCTTGAGGCTCCGATGCTGACTGAAAAAGGAACGGCATTGAAAGAAGCGGACAATAAGGTGATTTTTAAGGTTGCAAAGGAAGCCAACAAGATTGAGATAAAAAAAGCGGTAGAGGAGATTTTTAAGGTAAAAGTTGACAGTGTTGCAACCATAAACTGCAAAGGCAAAAAAAAGCGTCTCGGCAGGTTTGAAGGCAGAAGACCAGACTGGAAAAAAGCAATTGTTACACTTAAAAAAGGTGAGAAGTTAGACTTTATTGAAGGCGTGCAAAAATAATTTAAAAAAGAATAACAATGGGAATAAAGGCATATAAACCAACATCAGCAGGCACACGGTTCAGGACCGGTTCGGATTTTTCTGAAATAACCGCGGTAAAACCGCACAAACCGCTTTTGATGCCGGTCAAGAAAACCGGCGGCAGGAACAGCGCAGGCCATATTACGGCATGGCATAAAGGAGGCGGGCATAAAAGGTTATACAGAATTATTGATTTCAAGCGTGATAAAAGGAATATTCCATCTTTTGTGGAAACTATTGAATACGACCCTTACAGGACGGCAAGGATTGCCCTTCTTAAATATGCAGACGGCGAGAGGAGATACATACTTGCGCCGGCAGGCATAAAGGTCGGGGATTCACTGGTTTCAGGGACAGAGGTTGAAATCAGGAACGGCAATGCCCTTCCTGTTCAAAATATGCCTCTCGGCACCCTGATTCATAACATTGAGCTGAAGCCCGGACAGGGAGGCAAACTTGTAAGGAGCGCCGGCTCATATGCACAGCTTGTGGCAAAGGAAAAAGATTACTGTCAGATTAAACTCTCTTCGGGAGAGGTAAGGGTGGTGCCGTCCAAGTGCATGGCTACGATAGGACAGATAGGCAATGTTGAGTGGGAGAACATATCATGGGGCAAGGCAGGCAGAATGCGCTGGATGGGCAGGAGGCCTATTGTAAGAGGCGTGGCCATGAACCCGGTGGACCACCCGCTTGGAGGCGGCGAAGGCAAGAGCTCAGGCGGCAGGACGCCGGTTTCTCCGTGGGGCAGACCGGAAGGCGTGAAGACGAGAAAGAACAAAAGGACGGACAAGTTTATTATAAGGCACAGGAAGTAATAAATTTGTAATCCGCTGTGAGTAATTTTCTGCGGATTACGGCATAAAAAGGAGAGAATGTTTTGCCCAGATCACTGAAAAAAGGCCCGTATGTGGACACGAAACTTATGAAGAAAGTAAATGCCATGAATCAATTAGGCGAAAGAAAGGTTGTTAAAACCTGGGCCAGAAGCTCTACGATTGTGCCGGAGTTCATCGGGCATACATTTGCCGTGCATAACGGGAAAAAGTTTATTCCTGTTTATGTTGCCGAAAATATGGTTGGATATAAACTCGGAGAGTTTGCGCCGACAAGGACCTTCAGGGTGCATTCAGGCGCAAGAAAGACGGAGGCGCCTGCTCCGAAATAAGCTATGACAGAGGCAAAGGCAATATTAAGATATTCAAGGGTCTCACCCAGAAAGGTGAAAAGGGTGATAGATACCATCAGGGGGAAAAAGGCAGGCGATGCAATGATAAGTCTTCGTTTCCTTCCGCACGGGCCTGCAAAAACGGTTGCAAAGCTTTTAAAGTCTGCGATGGCCAATGCCGAGCAGAAAAAAGTGGCAGACCCGGATTCCATGAAGATTTCAAAGGTAGTTGTGGATCAGGGACCTGTAATGAAGCGAATGATGGCAAGGGCCATGGGCAGGGCAAATATTATTAAGAAGAGAACAAGTCATATTACTCTGGTGCTGACAGAGGGAAATGTAAAATGATCCCGAAACATCGGGACAATTTTTAACTTATATGGGGGATAATTTTGGGACAGAAAACTCATCCGATAGGATATAGATTAGGA
The nucleotide sequence above comes from Nitrospirota bacterium. Encoded proteins:
- a CDS encoding 50S ribosomal protein L23; the protein is MKSSYNILEAPMLTEKGTALKEADNKVIFKVAKEANKIEIKKAVEEIFKVKVDSVATINCKGKKKRLGRFEGRRPDWKKAIVTLKKGEKLDFIEGVQK
- the rplV gene encoding 50S ribosomal protein L22; its protein translation is MTEAKAILRYSRVSPRKVKRVIDTIRGKKAGDAMISLRFLPHGPAKTVAKLLKSAMANAEQKKVADPDSMKISKVVVDQGPVMKRMMARAMGRANIIKKRTSHITLVLTEGNVK
- the rplD gene encoding 50S ribosomal protein L4, translating into MPEINILNKDNKPAGSIDLPADIFGAPVNKGLLHAVVRNYLANQRQGTAATKTKGLVSGGGKKPWKQKHTGRARAGSIRSPLWRGGGTIFGPMPRDYSYKLPKKSKWAALSSALSAKFSDGEVVVVEDLPMTGPKTKNLNSVLSGMGLKNVLIVIPDKNNILALAARNIPQVNVKEVSALNVYDVLRHEKLLFTKGAVEYMKKVYLG
- the rplB gene encoding 50S ribosomal protein L2, encoding MGIKAYKPTSAGTRFRTGSDFSEITAVKPHKPLLMPVKKTGGRNSAGHITAWHKGGGHKRLYRIIDFKRDKRNIPSFVETIEYDPYRTARIALLKYADGERRYILAPAGIKVGDSLVSGTEVEIRNGNALPVQNMPLGTLIHNIELKPGQGGKLVRSAGSYAQLVAKEKDYCQIKLSSGEVRVVPSKCMATIGQIGNVEWENISWGKAGRMRWMGRRPIVRGVAMNPVDHPLGGGEGKSSGGRTPVSPWGRPEGVKTRKNKRTDKFIIRHRK
- the rpsS gene encoding 30S ribosomal protein S19, encoding MPRSLKKGPYVDTKLMKKVNAMNQLGERKVVKTWARSSTIVPEFIGHTFAVHNGKKFIPVYVAENMVGYKLGEFAPTRTFRVHSGARKTEAPAPK